A genomic segment from Nocardiopsis sp. Huas11 encodes:
- the gdhA gene encoding NADP-specific glutamate dehydrogenase: MTAANESALANHHPGVRSAFEHVARRNPDEPEFQQAVLEVLDSLSPALSRHPEYAQERILERLCEPERQIVFRVPWRDDGGRVHVNRGFRVEFNSALGPFKGGLRFHPSVNLGVVKFLGFEQIFKNALTGMNIGGGKGGSDFDPKGRSDTEVERFCQSFMTELHRHLGEHTDVPAGDIGVGAREIGYLFGQYRRLANRWEAGVITGKGLDWGGSRVRTEATGYGNVLFTQRMLERVGQSLDGQRVVVSGSGNVAIYSVAKARQLGATVVACSDSGGYVVDERGIDVDLLRQVKEVERERISVYADRRTGARYVEGGSVWDVPCTVALPSATQNELDADAARTLVRGGVKVVSEGANMPTTPEAVQVLRDAKVLFGPGKAANAGGVATSVLEMQQNARRTSWSFEHTEQELAEVMSDIHDRCEEAAERYGSPGDYVLGANVAGFERVAGAMLAQGLI, translated from the coding sequence ATGACCGCTGCCAACGAGTCCGCGCTGGCGAACCACCATCCGGGCGTGCGCTCGGCCTTCGAGCACGTGGCGCGCCGCAACCCGGACGAGCCCGAGTTCCAGCAGGCGGTGCTGGAGGTCCTGGACAGCCTCTCTCCGGCCCTGTCCCGGCACCCCGAGTACGCCCAGGAGCGGATCCTGGAGCGCCTGTGCGAGCCTGAGCGCCAGATCGTCTTCCGCGTGCCGTGGCGTGACGACGGTGGCCGGGTGCACGTCAACCGGGGCTTCCGGGTGGAGTTCAACAGCGCCCTGGGGCCCTTCAAGGGCGGCCTGCGCTTCCACCCCAGCGTCAACCTCGGCGTCGTCAAGTTCCTGGGCTTCGAGCAGATCTTCAAGAACGCGCTCACCGGCATGAACATCGGGGGCGGCAAGGGCGGCAGCGACTTCGACCCCAAGGGGCGCTCCGACACCGAGGTGGAGCGGTTCTGCCAGTCCTTCATGACCGAGCTCCACCGCCACCTGGGCGAGCACACCGACGTCCCGGCCGGCGACATCGGCGTGGGGGCCCGGGAGATCGGCTACCTGTTCGGCCAGTACCGGCGCCTGGCGAACCGGTGGGAGGCCGGGGTCATCACCGGCAAGGGCCTGGACTGGGGCGGCTCCCGCGTGCGCACCGAGGCCACCGGGTACGGGAACGTGCTGTTCACCCAGCGGATGCTGGAGCGTGTGGGCCAGAGCCTGGACGGCCAGCGCGTGGTGGTCTCGGGGTCGGGCAACGTGGCGATCTACTCGGTGGCCAAGGCCCGCCAGCTCGGCGCGACCGTGGTGGCCTGCTCCGACTCCGGCGGCTACGTCGTGGACGAGCGCGGGATCGACGTCGACCTGCTCCGGCAGGTCAAGGAGGTGGAGCGCGAGCGGATCAGCGTCTACGCCGATCGCCGCACGGGTGCGCGCTACGTGGAGGGCGGCAGCGTGTGGGACGTGCCCTGCACGGTCGCGCTGCCCTCGGCCACCCAGAACGAGCTGGACGCCGACGCGGCGCGCACCCTGGTCCGGGGCGGCGTCAAGGTGGTCTCCGAGGGGGCGAACATGCCCACCACGCCCGAGGCCGTACAGGTGCTGCGGGACGCCAAGGTCCTGTTCGGGCCGGGCAAGGCGGCCAACGCCGGCGGTGTGGCCACCAGCGTCCTGGAGATGCAGCAGAACGCGCGGCGCACCTCGTGGTCCTTCGAGCACACCGAGCAGGAGCTGGCCGAGGTGATGTCGGACATCCACGACCGCTGTGAGGAGGCGGCCGAGCGCTACGGGTCGCCCGGCGACTACGTGCTGGGCGCGAACGTGGCCGGCTTCGAGCGGGTGGCGGGCGCCATGCTCGCCCAGGGCCTGATCTGA
- a CDS encoding transposase, with amino-acid sequence MQSSSRWAGSITKATHDQWALARRSQAAHLHKLEAGIRMLEHRLSLPLGEKGTKRAPGGYRSRREWHAKSRRLACLKDRLERARADIEAGRVHVVRGGKRLLKARHHLDQAQLTEADWRNRWEAGRFFLQADGESGKRYGNETIRLTPDGRVSIRLPAPLEYLANAPHGRYVLSCRVAFAHRGAEWADRVEANRAVAYRIHLDVERGRWYITASWTRPKARALPLAAARAKGVVGVDMNADHLAAYRLDPHGNPVGDPERFSFDLTGRAAHRDAQVRHALTGLLHWTQRTGVQAIAIEDLDFATGKTREKHGRRKRFRQLISAMPIARLRARIVSMAAERAIAVVAVDPAYTSKWGAQHWAEPLNSNNRNMTRHDAAAVAIGRRALGHPVRRRTAPPRHHRSDGGGPRTVQTEPGSLGCEGPRRPATERAHDARHRAGEERTRGTSASTTVRDTRRDSRWAQHPLLHTE; translated from the coding sequence GTGCAGTCGTCGTCGCGGTGGGCGGGGTCGATCACCAAGGCCACCCACGACCAGTGGGCACTGGCCCGCCGCAGCCAGGCCGCTCACCTGCACAAGCTCGAAGCGGGTATCCGGATGCTGGAGCACCGGCTCTCCCTCCCCTTGGGGGAGAAGGGCACCAAACGCGCCCCGGGCGGGTACCGGTCGCGGCGCGAATGGCACGCCAAGTCCCGCCGCCTGGCCTGCCTCAAAGACCGTCTGGAACGGGCACGCGCGGACATCGAGGCCGGGCGGGTGCACGTGGTGCGGGGCGGCAAACGCCTGCTGAAGGCCCGCCACCACCTGGACCAGGCACAGCTCACCGAAGCCGACTGGCGCAACCGGTGGGAGGCCGGGCGGTTCTTCCTCCAGGCCGATGGGGAGTCCGGTAAGCGGTACGGCAACGAGACCATCCGCCTCACCCCGGACGGGCGGGTGTCGATCCGGCTCCCGGCTCCGCTGGAGTATCTGGCGAACGCCCCGCACGGCCGGTACGTGCTCTCCTGCCGGGTGGCGTTCGCGCATCGCGGTGCCGAGTGGGCCGACCGTGTCGAAGCGAATCGGGCGGTGGCCTACCGGATCCACCTCGATGTGGAGCGGGGCCGGTGGTACATCACTGCTTCCTGGACCCGGCCCAAGGCGCGGGCCCTGCCGTTGGCGGCGGCCCGTGCGAAGGGGGTGGTGGGTGTGGATATGAACGCCGACCATCTGGCCGCCTACCGGCTCGACCCGCACGGCAACCCGGTCGGGGACCCTGAGCGGTTCTCCTTCGACTTGACCGGTCGTGCTGCGCACCGTGACGCCCAGGTCCGACACGCTTTGACCGGGCTGCTGCACTGGACCCAGCGCACCGGCGTACAGGCGATCGCGATCGAGGACCTGGACTTCGCCACCGGCAAGACCCGGGAGAAGCACGGCCGCAGGAAGCGCTTCCGGCAGTTGATCTCCGCCATGCCCATCGCCAGGCTCCGCGCCCGGATCGTGTCGATGGCCGCCGAACGCGCAATCGCGGTCGTGGCCGTCGATCCGGCCTACACCTCGAAGTGGGGCGCCCAGCACTGGGCCGAGCCCCTGAACAGCAACAACCGAAACATGACTCGCCATGACGCCGCCGCGGTGGCCATTGGCAGGCGCGCTCTGGGGCACCCGGTCCGGCGTCGGACGGCACCGCCCCGCCACCACCGGAGTGATGGTGGCGGGCCTCGGACCGTCCAGACCGAACCGGGGTCCTTGGGGTGTGAGGGACCCCGCCGCCCTGCCACGGAACGCGCACACGATGCGCGTCACCGGGCAGGGGAGGAGAGAACGCGGGGAACCAGCGCGTCCACCACCGTTCGGGACACGCGCAGGGACAGCAGATGGGCCCAACACCCACTCCTGCACACTGAATAG